Proteins encoded together in one Oceanidesulfovibrio indonesiensis window:
- the tpx gene encoding thiol peroxidase has protein sequence MPKRTGVVTFQGDPLTLTGDQVGLRQLAPAFTAIKPDLSSARLSDYSGKKLIIASVPSLDTSVCSMETKRFNDEAKNLGDDVELLIISMDLPFAQARWQQEHDATEVTLLSDHRSADFGHAYGVLIKELRLLARAVFVVGSDGRIVYDEIVKEITDQPDYSAVLDAVRSAS, from the coding sequence ATGCCGAAACGCACAGGCGTCGTGACATTTCAGGGTGATCCGCTGACCCTCACAGGCGACCAGGTGGGCTTGCGCCAGCTGGCGCCGGCCTTCACGGCCATCAAACCCGATCTCTCCTCGGCCCGGTTGTCGGATTACTCGGGCAAGAAGCTCATTATCGCCAGCGTGCCGTCACTTGATACGTCGGTCTGCTCGATGGAGACCAAACGCTTCAACGACGAGGCCAAGAACCTGGGCGACGACGTGGAACTGCTCATCATCTCCATGGATCTGCCCTTTGCCCAGGCCCGCTGGCAACAGGAGCACGACGCCACGGAAGTGACACTGCTTTCGGACCATCGCAGCGCTGATTTCGGCCATGCCTACGGCGTGCTCATCAAGGAACTGCGCCTGCTGGCGCGGGCCGTTTTCGTCGTGGGCTCGGACGGCCGCATCGTCTACGACGAGATCGTCAAGGAAATCACGGATCAGCCTGACTACAGCGCGGTGCTCGATGCCGTGCGCAGCGCTTCCTGA
- a CDS encoding aldo/keto reductase, whose translation MEFVTMTGTNVQLSRVALGTWAIGGWMWGGTDEQESIRTIHAALDKGVNTIDTAPVYGFGRSEEIVGKALAQYPDKDRIRISTKVALEWTGEGKVFRNSDPERIEKEVEDSLSRLGVDVIDVYFIHWPDSKTPFEKTAETMCRLKEQGKIRSVAVSNFSPEQMDAFREACPIQSCQPPYNIFEREIEADVLPYCQDNSIVLMTYGALCRGLLSGRMSKGREFTGDDLRKSDPKFQEPRFSQYLTAVDKLKTLAMDRYEKELLPFAVRWVLDKSNGVALWGGRRPDQMDPIPDVFGWSMDDETMAEVDRILAETVTDPVGPEFMAPPER comes from the coding sequence ATGGAATTCGTGACAATGACCGGAACAAACGTGCAACTCTCGCGCGTCGCCCTGGGAACCTGGGCCATTGGCGGGTGGATGTGGGGCGGCACGGACGAGCAGGAGTCCATCAGGACCATACACGCCGCCCTGGACAAAGGCGTGAACACCATCGATACGGCGCCGGTTTACGGCTTCGGCCGGTCCGAGGAGATCGTGGGCAAGGCCCTCGCCCAGTATCCGGACAAGGACAGGATACGCATTTCCACCAAGGTCGCTCTGGAGTGGACCGGCGAAGGCAAGGTCTTTCGCAACTCCGATCCCGAGCGCATCGAGAAGGAAGTGGAGGATTCGCTTTCCCGCCTCGGTGTGGATGTCATCGACGTCTACTTCATCCATTGGCCGGACTCGAAGACGCCGTTCGAGAAAACCGCCGAGACCATGTGCAGGCTCAAGGAGCAGGGCAAGATCCGCTCCGTGGCCGTGTCCAATTTCTCGCCGGAGCAGATGGACGCATTTCGGGAAGCCTGCCCCATCCAGAGCTGCCAGCCGCCGTACAACATTTTCGAGCGCGAGATAGAGGCTGACGTTCTGCCGTACTGCCAGGACAACTCCATTGTCCTCATGACGTACGGCGCGCTCTGTCGCGGACTGCTTTCCGGCAGGATGAGCAAGGGCCGCGAGTTCACGGGCGACGATCTGCGCAAGAGCGATCCCAAGTTCCAGGAGCCGCGCTTCTCCCAATATCTGACCGCGGTGGACAAGCTGAAGACGCTTGCCATGGATCGCTACGAAAAGGAGTTGCTGCCGTTTGCCGTGCGTTGGGTTCTGGACAAGTCCAACGGCGTGGCCCTGTGGGGCGGCCGGCGTCCGGACCAGATGGATCCGATTCCGGATGTCTTCGGCTGGTCCATGGACGACGAGACCATGGCCGAGGTGGACCGCATTCTTGCGGAAACAGTCACGGACCCTGTGGGGCCGGAGTTCATGGCGCCGCCGGAGCGTTGA
- the wrbA gene encoding NAD(P)H:quinone oxidoreductase: MKAYIVYYSMYGHIHTMAQAARDAAQDVEGWTAELRRVPETLPDEVLEKMGALDAKKLMADVTTAQPSDLEEADAIIFGTPTRFGNMAAQMKAFIDHLGGLWTRHALVGKPATVFTSSNTQHGGQESTILTFHVPLYHLGMVLVGLPYTFTGQRTMDEITGCSPYGASTIAGMDGSRMPSQNELDGVRHQTRHLLEIATKLAK; encoded by the coding sequence ATGAAAGCGTATATCGTCTACTATTCCATGTACGGCCATATCCACACCATGGCCCAGGCCGCCCGCGACGCCGCGCAGGATGTCGAAGGATGGACAGCGGAGCTGAGGCGCGTGCCCGAGACCCTGCCGGACGAGGTGCTGGAGAAGATGGGCGCCCTGGACGCCAAGAAGCTGATGGCCGATGTGACCACGGCGCAGCCTTCCGACCTGGAGGAGGCCGACGCGATCATCTTTGGCACGCCTACCCGGTTCGGCAACATGGCCGCGCAGATGAAGGCCTTCATCGACCACCTCGGCGGGCTCTGGACCAGGCACGCCCTGGTGGGCAAGCCGGCCACGGTATTCACCTCCTCCAACACCCAGCACGGCGGGCAGGAGTCCACCATACTCACGTTCCACGTGCCGCTGTACCACCTGGGCATGGTCCTGGTGGGATTGCCGTACACCTTTACCGGCCAGCGCACGATGGATGAGATCACGGGCTGCTCGCCCTATGGCGCGTCCACCATAGCGGGCATGGACGGCTCGCGCATGCCCTCGCAGAACGAGCTGGACGGCGTGCGACACCAGACCAGGCACCTGCTGGAGATTGCGACGAAGCTTGCAAAATAG
- a CDS encoding glycoside hydrolase family 15 protein, whose amino-acid sequence MARNLTYPPIDDHGVIGDLKTVALVNLDGAINYMCHPTLDSPTVFAALLDAEKGGAFAITPQLSDVRRRQLYLPDTNILMSRFLASEGVAEISDFMPVDRSGRVIRRAKAVQGDIRFHLSCTPRPHYARSVPGVAIYHDCAYFEAPGNGEDKHVVFRLNTPVALTEIEGGVAAEFILHAGETAFFIFEQVEQSGHGPEYDERYVVQAFKDTSNYWREWIGKSSYRGRWREMVHRSALVLKLLTSYEYGSMAAAATFGLPEDPGGERNWDYRYTWVRDAAFSLYALLRLGFTDEAMDFFDWLHRRTASCHEDGSMQIMYAIDGSGDLTETILDHLDGYGGSRPVRIGNGAFDQLQLDIYGDLMDAVYLVSKRTGSLHHDFWERLVRTVEFVCEHWREPDEGIWEVRGGRKEFLSSRFMCWVAVDRAMRMATKFSMPAPLEHWREVRDAIKRDVYENFWDDEAGTFVQYKGSKAVDASALLMPLVKFISPTDPYWLSTMRQIKKRLLTDCLVMRYDNEDEPVDGLAGDEGAFTTCSFWYMECLARSGDVKQARLLFEKMLSYSNHLGLFSEELSPRGEHLGNYPQALTHLALISAAYALNERLEDGSLRDSRT is encoded by the coding sequence ATGGCCCGAAATCTCACCTACCCGCCCATCGACGATCACGGCGTGATCGGCGACCTCAAGACTGTCGCCCTCGTCAACCTGGACGGCGCCATCAACTACATGTGCCACCCGACTCTCGACTCCCCCACGGTATTCGCCGCCCTGCTCGATGCGGAAAAAGGCGGAGCGTTCGCCATTACTCCGCAGTTGTCCGACGTGCGCCGCAGGCAGCTCTACCTGCCGGACACGAACATCCTCATGTCCCGGTTCCTGGCTTCGGAAGGTGTTGCCGAGATATCCGACTTCATGCCCGTGGACCGCTCCGGCCGGGTCATCCGCCGCGCCAAGGCCGTGCAGGGGGACATCCGCTTTCATCTCTCCTGCACCCCGCGGCCGCACTACGCGCGCTCCGTGCCCGGCGTGGCCATCTACCACGACTGCGCCTACTTCGAAGCTCCCGGCAACGGCGAGGACAAGCACGTGGTATTCCGCCTCAACACGCCCGTGGCTCTCACAGAAATCGAAGGGGGCGTGGCCGCTGAGTTCATCCTGCACGCCGGCGAGACGGCGTTTTTCATCTTCGAGCAGGTGGAGCAAAGCGGACACGGTCCGGAGTACGATGAACGATATGTTGTCCAGGCTTTCAAGGACACCTCCAACTACTGGCGCGAGTGGATCGGCAAATCCTCCTACCGCGGCCGCTGGCGCGAGATGGTCCACCGCTCCGCCCTGGTGCTCAAACTGCTCACCTCCTACGAGTACGGCTCCATGGCGGCTGCAGCCACGTTCGGTCTGCCGGAAGACCCGGGCGGCGAGCGCAACTGGGACTACCGCTACACCTGGGTGCGTGACGCCGCCTTCAGCCTGTACGCCCTGCTGCGCCTGGGCTTTACGGACGAGGCCATGGATTTCTTCGACTGGCTGCACCGCCGCACCGCCTCCTGCCACGAAGACGGCTCCATGCAGATCATGTACGCTATCGACGGCTCCGGCGATCTCACGGAAACCATCCTGGACCACCTCGACGGCTACGGAGGATCCCGACCCGTGCGTATCGGCAATGGCGCGTTCGACCAACTCCAGCTCGACATCTACGGCGACCTCATGGACGCCGTCTATCTTGTGTCCAAACGAACCGGCAGCCTGCATCACGACTTCTGGGAGCGACTGGTGCGCACCGTGGAATTCGTCTGCGAACACTGGCGGGAGCCGGACGAAGGCATCTGGGAGGTGCGGGGCGGACGCAAGGAATTCCTCTCCTCCCGTTTCATGTGCTGGGTGGCCGTGGACCGAGCCATGCGCATGGCGACGAAGTTTTCCATGCCAGCCCCGCTGGAGCATTGGCGCGAAGTGCGCGACGCCATCAAGCGGGACGTCTACGAAAATTTCTGGGACGACGAAGCCGGAACCTTCGTTCAATACAAGGGATCGAAAGCCGTGGACGCCTCCGCCCTGCTCATGCCGCTCGTCAAGTTCATCAGCCCCACAGACCCGTACTGGCTCTCCACAATGCGGCAGATCAAGAAGCGGCTGCTCACGGACTGCCTGGTGATGCGCTACGACAACGAGGACGAGCCTGTCGACGGCCTGGCAGGCGACGAAGGCGCCTTCACCACTTGCTCTTTCTGGTACATGGAGTGCCTCGCCCGATCCGGCGACGTGAAGCAGGCCCGCCTGCTCTTCGAAAAAATGCTCTCCTACTCCAACCACCTGGGACTTTTCAGCGAAGAGCTTTCCCCCAGGGGCGAACACCTGGGCAACTACCCGCAGGCCCTCACGCACCTGGCGCTCATCAGCGCCGCTTACGCTCTGAACGAACGGCTTGAAGACGGATCGCTGCGGGATTCCCGCACGTAA
- a CDS encoding methyltransferase domain-containing protein, with protein sequence MHVHLLDFLVCPDCLPRQEHFRLKTGAVREDDDILSGQLECPRCSHTHSIHQGMAVVLPQDAQTTAAQLRYETSAAVGSYLWSHYSDIVGEEMACDAYGAWASKLGGVAGPALDVGCAMGRITFELAAEAGFAVGVDFSRSFTRMARELRKTGRLESSIVVEGKITRPFTVELPERLRTGVAEFIVGDAMALPFSSDAFPAVSSLNLLDKVCRPEDHVRELCRVAAGEGCRVLVADPFSWAEEICPPGDWLGGVEEGDFAGRGLDNLKRLLEEEEFEFSDTSPVWWTIRNHENHFERIRSWTVAAQR encoded by the coding sequence ATGCATGTACATTTGCTCGATTTTCTCGTGTGTCCCGATTGTCTGCCCCGGCAGGAGCATTTCCGGCTCAAGACAGGCGCCGTCCGCGAGGACGACGACATCCTGAGCGGCCAGCTGGAGTGTCCGCGCTGCTCGCACACGCACAGCATCCACCAAGGCATGGCCGTGGTTCTGCCGCAGGACGCCCAGACTACCGCGGCTCAGTTGCGCTACGAGACGTCCGCCGCCGTGGGCAGCTACCTGTGGAGCCACTACAGCGATATCGTCGGCGAGGAGATGGCATGCGATGCGTACGGCGCCTGGGCCTCGAAGCTCGGCGGCGTGGCGGGCCCGGCGCTGGACGTTGGGTGCGCCATGGGCCGGATAACCTTCGAGCTGGCTGCCGAAGCCGGCTTTGCCGTTGGCGTGGATTTTTCCCGGAGCTTTACGCGCATGGCCCGGGAGCTCCGCAAGACCGGGCGTCTGGAGAGCAGCATCGTGGTGGAAGGCAAGATCACGCGGCCGTTCACTGTAGAGCTGCCGGAGCGGCTGCGCACCGGCGTTGCAGAGTTCATAGTAGGCGATGCCATGGCCCTGCCGTTTTCATCCGACGCATTTCCGGCGGTGAGCTCGCTGAACCTGCTGGACAAGGTGTGTCGTCCTGAAGACCACGTGCGCGAATTGTGCCGGGTGGCGGCTGGAGAGGGTTGCCGAGTCCTTGTGGCCGATCCGTTCAGCTGGGCAGAGGAGATATGTCCGCCCGGGGACTGGCTTGGTGGGGTCGAGGAAGGTGATTTCGCTGGCCGCGGCCTGGACAACCTGAAGCGCCTGCTGGAGGAAGAGGAATTCGAGTTCTCGGACACGTCGCCTGTCTGGTGGACCATCCGCAACCACGAGAACCATTTCGAGCGCATCCGAAGCTGGACTGTCGCGGCGCAACGCTGA